A window from Centropristis striata isolate RG_2023a ecotype Rhode Island chromosome 2, C.striata_1.0, whole genome shotgun sequence encodes these proteins:
- the zgc:162592 gene encoding probable G-protein coupled receptor 21, protein MFPTLNSSASDASSNLSAVVDVAAVDHHRSIKVCIIIVLGVMITLGNVAVLLVISSSVAGWSRNHRYFLLSLTAADSAFGLLLMPLNLWVSLLKDHPGGPGGPGGPDALCHLVAFCNSTVSSTCMYSLASISLERYVAVFYPLQYSSLMTRRRTLLLISFSWCFPPVLLAPISFPDGIMEVHFSRASLVCNPAYSTNVGYSLSLTGLIFLPCSAIMTFSNLRVWCAARSQTLRLRELYACARRRRHNVASRVLVPVMAAYYTCWTPCMAAMIYNAVSGSSVPEWLEFVVVWLPTSNGFLNCIFYFWINRSFRRKFYLVLQRPVLVLCPGLARTLGCSPKTRFVSGVHDNNNSVHERSSSVSSTCTLLSLA, encoded by the exons ATGTTTCCAACTCTTAATTCATCAGCTTCTGACGCGTCCAGCAACCTGTCAGCTGTGGTAGATGTTGCTGCTGTGGACCACCATCGCTCCATCAAAGTGTGCATCATAATCGTCCTGGGGGTGATGATCACGCTGGGGAACGTGGCGGTGCTCCTGGTGATCTCCTCCAGCGTGGCCGGCTGGTCCAGGAACCACCGCTACTTCCTGCTGTCCCTGACGGCAGCAGACTCGGCCTTCGGCCTGCTGCTGATGCCCCTGAACCTGTGGGTGAGTCTTCTGAAGGACCACCCTGGAGGTCCTGGAGGTCCTGGAGGTCCGGATGCTCTCTGTCACCTGGTGGCCTTCTGCAACTCCACCGTGTCCTCCACCTGCATGTACAGCCTGGCCTCCATCAGCCTGGAGCGCTACGTGGCGGTGTTCTACCCGCTGCAGTACTCCTCCCTGATGACCAGGAGGAGGACTCTGCTCCTCATCTCCTTCTCCTGGTGCTTCCCTCCGGTCCTCCTGGCACCCATCTCCTTCCCGGACGGCatcatggaggtccacttctcCAGGGCGTCGCTGGTGTGTAACCCGGCCTACTCCACCAACGTGGGCTACTCCCTGAGCCTGACGGGGCTCATCTTCCTCCCCTGCTCCGCCATCATGACCTTCTCCAACCTGAGGGTGTGGTGCGCCGCCAGGAGCCAGACGCTGCGGCTGCGGGAGTTATACGCCTGCGCGCGCCGCCGGAGACACAACGTGGCGTCCAGAGTTCTGGTTCCGGTCATGGCCGCCTACTACACCTGCTGGACGCCCTGCATGGCCGCCATGATCTACAACG CGGTGTCCGGCAGCAGCGTCCCAGAGTGGTTAGAGTTTGTGGTGGTTTGGTTGCCGACGTCCAACGGGTTCCTCAACTGCATCTTCTACTTCTGGATCAACCGGAGCTTCAGGAGGAAGTTCTACCTGGTTCTCCAGAGGCCGGTCCTGGTGCTCTGCCCCGGGCTGGCCCGGACCCTCGGCTGCTCCCCAAAGACCCGGTTCGTCTCCGGGGTccacgacaacaacaacagcgtCCACGAGCGTTCCTCCAGCGTCTCCTCCACCTGCACGCTGCTGTCCCTGGCTTAG